A window of Puntigrus tetrazona isolate hp1 chromosome 11, ASM1883169v1, whole genome shotgun sequence contains these coding sequences:
- the pfkfb4a gene encoding 6-phosphofructo-2-kinase/fructose-2,6-bisphosphatase 4a isoform X3 gives MNVTEDSTEQCGNSLTRELTQNPLKKIWVPSSMNGLPDRLISQRKVCMTNCPTLIVTVGLPARGKTYISKKLTRYLNWIDVPTKEFNVGQYRRECVKIYKSFEFFRPDNEEGLKIRKQCALAALNDVRQFLTDEVGQVAVFDATNTTRERRETIIRFAEQNGFKVFFVESVCEDPDVIAENIVQVKLGSPDYTHCNTEEAVADFMKRIKCYENSYQPLDEELDRDLSFIKIIDVGRRYLVNRVQDHIQSRIVYYLMNIHITPRSIYLCRHGESDLNIKGRIGGDSGLSARGKEFAKALGQFIQSQNIHDLKVWTSQMKRTIQTAEALGVPYEQWKALNEIDAGVCEELMYEEIQQRYPLEFALRDQDKYRYRYPKGESYEDLVQRLEPVIMELERQENVLVICHQAVMRCLLAYFLDKTAEELPYLKCPLHAVLKLTPVAYGCKVESVCLNVDAVNTHRDRPSNVDVSRLPEEALLTVPDHH, from the exons TATGCATGACCAACTGCCCCACACTTATAGTAACCGTCGGTCTACCAGCCAGAGGAAAGACCTACATCTCCAAGAAACTGACACGCTACCTCAACTGGATTGATGTCCCAACGAAAG AGTTTAACGTGGGGCAGTACAGACGTGAATGTGTGAAGATCTACAAATCCTTTGAGTTCTTTCGGCCAGACAATGAAGAGGGGCTTAAAATCAGAAA GCAGTGTGCATTGGCGGCTCTCAACGATGTGCGGCAGTTCCTCACAGACGAAGTCGGCCAGGTGGCG GTTTTTGATGCTACAAACACAACAAGAGAAAGAAGGGAGACGATAATCAGATTTGCAGAGCAGAATGGTTTCAAG GTTTTCTTCGTTGAGTCCGTGTGTGAAGACCCGGATGTTATTGCCGAGAACATTGTG CAAGTGAAGCTGGGCAGTCCAGACTACACGCACTGTAACACAGAAGAGGCCGTCGCAGACTTCATGAAGAGGATAAAATGTTATGAGAACTCTTATCAGCCACTGGATGAGGAACTGGACAG GGACCTCTCGTTCATTAAAATCATTGATGTGGGGCGGCGGTACCTGGTGAACCGAGTCCAGGACCACATACAGAGCCGAATAGTTTACTACCTCATGAATATCCACATCACACCCCGCTCCATCTACTTGTGCCGGCATGGAGAGAGCGATCTGAACATCAAAGGTCGCATCGGTGGAGATTCAGGGCTCTCGGCCCGGGGGAAGGAG TTTGCTAAAGCTTTGGGCCAGTTTATCCAGTCGCAGAATATCCATGATCTGAAGGTGTGGACGAGTCAGATGAAGAGGACCATACAGACAGCAGAAGCTTTAGGTGTGCCGTATGAACAGTGGAAAGCTCTCAATGAGATCGATGCC GGCGTTTGTGAGGAGCTCATGTATGAGGAGATCCAGCAGAGATATCCTCTGGAGTTTGCATTACGAGACCAGGACAAATATCGTTATCGCTATCCGAAAGGAGAG TCCTATGAAGACTTGGTCCAGCGGCTGGAGCCTGTGATCATGGAGTTAGAGCGGCAGGAGAACGTTTTGGTCATCTGTCATCAGGCCGTCATGAGATGTCTGCTGGCCTACTTTCTGGACAAGACTGCAG AGGAACTGCCTTACCTGAAATGCCCTCTACACGCAGTGTTGAAGTTAACACCGGTAGCCTATG GTTGCAAGGTGGAGTCGGTCTGTTTGAACGTGGATgctgtgaacacacacagagacagaccatCG AACGTAGATGTGTCACGGCTGCCGGAAGAGGCTTTGTTAACAGTGCCAGATCATCACTGA
- the pfkfb4a gene encoding 6-phosphofructo-2-kinase/fructose-2,6-bisphosphatase 4a isoform X1: MRGAARSRNTQNLDKRVCMTNCPTLIVTVGLPARGKTYISKKLTRYLNWIDVPTKEFNVGQYRRECVKIYKSFEFFRPDNEEGLKIRKQCALAALNDVRQFLTDEVGQVAVFDATNTTRERRETIIRFAEQNGFKVFFVESVCEDPDVIAENIVQVKLGSPDYTHCNTEEAVADFMKRIKCYENSYQPLDEELDRDLSFIKIIDVGRRYLVNRVQDHIQSRIVYYLMNIHITPRSIYLCRHGESDLNIKGRIGGDSGLSARGKEFAKALGQFIQSQNIHDLKVWTSQMKRTIQTAEALGVPYEQWKALNEIDAGVCEELMYEEIQQRYPLEFALRDQDKYRYRYPKGESYEDLVQRLEPVIMELERQENVLVICHQAVMRCLLAYFLDKTAEELPYLKCPLHAVLKLTPVAYGCKVESVCLNVDAVNTHRDRPSNVDVSRLPEEALLTVPDHH, translated from the exons TATGCATGACCAACTGCCCCACACTTATAGTAACCGTCGGTCTACCAGCCAGAGGAAAGACCTACATCTCCAAGAAACTGACACGCTACCTCAACTGGATTGATGTCCCAACGAAAG AGTTTAACGTGGGGCAGTACAGACGTGAATGTGTGAAGATCTACAAATCCTTTGAGTTCTTTCGGCCAGACAATGAAGAGGGGCTTAAAATCAGAAA GCAGTGTGCATTGGCGGCTCTCAACGATGTGCGGCAGTTCCTCACAGACGAAGTCGGCCAGGTGGCG GTTTTTGATGCTACAAACACAACAAGAGAAAGAAGGGAGACGATAATCAGATTTGCAGAGCAGAATGGTTTCAAG GTTTTCTTCGTTGAGTCCGTGTGTGAAGACCCGGATGTTATTGCCGAGAACATTGTG CAAGTGAAGCTGGGCAGTCCAGACTACACGCACTGTAACACAGAAGAGGCCGTCGCAGACTTCATGAAGAGGATAAAATGTTATGAGAACTCTTATCAGCCACTGGATGAGGAACTGGACAG GGACCTCTCGTTCATTAAAATCATTGATGTGGGGCGGCGGTACCTGGTGAACCGAGTCCAGGACCACATACAGAGCCGAATAGTTTACTACCTCATGAATATCCACATCACACCCCGCTCCATCTACTTGTGCCGGCATGGAGAGAGCGATCTGAACATCAAAGGTCGCATCGGTGGAGATTCAGGGCTCTCGGCCCGGGGGAAGGAG TTTGCTAAAGCTTTGGGCCAGTTTATCCAGTCGCAGAATATCCATGATCTGAAGGTGTGGACGAGTCAGATGAAGAGGACCATACAGACAGCAGAAGCTTTAGGTGTGCCGTATGAACAGTGGAAAGCTCTCAATGAGATCGATGCC GGCGTTTGTGAGGAGCTCATGTATGAGGAGATCCAGCAGAGATATCCTCTGGAGTTTGCATTACGAGACCAGGACAAATATCGTTATCGCTATCCGAAAGGAGAG TCCTATGAAGACTTGGTCCAGCGGCTGGAGCCTGTGATCATGGAGTTAGAGCGGCAGGAGAACGTTTTGGTCATCTGTCATCAGGCCGTCATGAGATGTCTGCTGGCCTACTTTCTGGACAAGACTGCAG AGGAACTGCCTTACCTGAAATGCCCTCTACACGCAGTGTTGAAGTTAACACCGGTAGCCTATG GTTGCAAGGTGGAGTCGGTCTGTTTGAACGTGGATgctgtgaacacacacagagacagaccatCG AACGTAGATGTGTCACGGCTGCCGGAAGAGGCTTTGTTAACAGTGCCAGATCATCACTGA
- the pfkfb4a gene encoding 6-phosphofructo-2-kinase/fructose-2,6-bisphosphatase 4a isoform X2 — MRGAARSRNTQNLDKRVCMTNCPTLIVTVGLPARGKTYISKKLTRYLNWIDVPTKEFNVGQYRRECVKIYKSFEFFRPDNEEGLKIRKQCALAALNDVRQFLTDEVGQVAVFDATNTTRERRETIIRFAEQNGFKVFFVESVCEDPDVIAENIVQVKLGSPDYTHCNTEEAVADFMKRIKCYENSYQPLDEELDRDLSFIKIIDVGRRYLVNRVQDHIQSRIVYYLMNIHITPRSIYLCRHGESDLNIKGRIGGDSGLSARGKEFAKALGQFIQSQNIHDLKVWTSQMKRTIQTAEALGVPYEQWKALNEIDAGVCEELMYEEIQQRYPLEFALRDQDKYRYRYPKGESYEDLVQRLEPVIMELERQENVLVICHQAVMRCLLAYFLDKTAEELPYLKCPLHAVLKLTPVAYGCKVESVCLNVDAVNTHRDRPSNVNVHRTAEDALQTVPPHL; from the exons TATGCATGACCAACTGCCCCACACTTATAGTAACCGTCGGTCTACCAGCCAGAGGAAAGACCTACATCTCCAAGAAACTGACACGCTACCTCAACTGGATTGATGTCCCAACGAAAG AGTTTAACGTGGGGCAGTACAGACGTGAATGTGTGAAGATCTACAAATCCTTTGAGTTCTTTCGGCCAGACAATGAAGAGGGGCTTAAAATCAGAAA GCAGTGTGCATTGGCGGCTCTCAACGATGTGCGGCAGTTCCTCACAGACGAAGTCGGCCAGGTGGCG GTTTTTGATGCTACAAACACAACAAGAGAAAGAAGGGAGACGATAATCAGATTTGCAGAGCAGAATGGTTTCAAG GTTTTCTTCGTTGAGTCCGTGTGTGAAGACCCGGATGTTATTGCCGAGAACATTGTG CAAGTGAAGCTGGGCAGTCCAGACTACACGCACTGTAACACAGAAGAGGCCGTCGCAGACTTCATGAAGAGGATAAAATGTTATGAGAACTCTTATCAGCCACTGGATGAGGAACTGGACAG GGACCTCTCGTTCATTAAAATCATTGATGTGGGGCGGCGGTACCTGGTGAACCGAGTCCAGGACCACATACAGAGCCGAATAGTTTACTACCTCATGAATATCCACATCACACCCCGCTCCATCTACTTGTGCCGGCATGGAGAGAGCGATCTGAACATCAAAGGTCGCATCGGTGGAGATTCAGGGCTCTCGGCCCGGGGGAAGGAG TTTGCTAAAGCTTTGGGCCAGTTTATCCAGTCGCAGAATATCCATGATCTGAAGGTGTGGACGAGTCAGATGAAGAGGACCATACAGACAGCAGAAGCTTTAGGTGTGCCGTATGAACAGTGGAAAGCTCTCAATGAGATCGATGCC GGCGTTTGTGAGGAGCTCATGTATGAGGAGATCCAGCAGAGATATCCTCTGGAGTTTGCATTACGAGACCAGGACAAATATCGTTATCGCTATCCGAAAGGAGAG TCCTATGAAGACTTGGTCCAGCGGCTGGAGCCTGTGATCATGGAGTTAGAGCGGCAGGAGAACGTTTTGGTCATCTGTCATCAGGCCGTCATGAGATGTCTGCTGGCCTACTTTCTGGACAAGACTGCAG AGGAACTGCCTTACCTGAAATGCCCTCTACACGCAGTGTTGAAGTTAACACCGGTAGCCTATG GTTGCAAGGTGGAGTCGGTCTGTTTGAACGTGGATgctgtgaacacacacagagacagaccatCG